Sequence from the Nymphaea colorata isolate Beijing-Zhang1983 chromosome 9, ASM883128v2, whole genome shotgun sequence genome:
tccctctctctctctctctcttctgtagGCGTCCGGAGCTTTCTTCTCCGACACACTTGTCTCAGAATCGAGTCTGAGTCGACGCCTGCTATGTGGTTGCTCCTCTCTTGCTTGGAGCATCCTTCTTCCTTCTCGCTCCCTGGTACCTCCAATCCACTgtcctttttatccttttcttcAGATAGCCAGGGAATTTTCACTGAGGCTACTGTGTGAAGTCGGCCTTCCAGGGAACTCACTATTTGTTATTGTTCTTACGCTTCTTCAGTGGGCTTCACTTACCATTTATAAGTTCTGAGACTCTGACCATTTCTAGGGTTTCCTCACTCCATCCATTATTCCTCCTCTagttctcttccttttttcttattgttgtcGTAACTTGGAAATCCAAGGATAGTTTCCCTGTCCCTTGACAAATGTCGATCTAGGTTTCTCTATGGGGTTTACGGGGAGCGGCATTTTGGAAGCTAGGTGAGTCGAAAACTAGGGCATAGTTTGCTAGTTCTGGTGTTCGGTTCTGGGTGGTAGAGTTTTGTGGTTGGGGATTTTAGTGGTAGGGTTTTCTGTCGGGGTTGAACGGATCCGGTGATTGGTGAGTTGAATTATGGCAGATTTTTGGGGGAGTTTGGTTTGGCGTGGGTTGGAAGCGGGCAGATGTTCGCGAGGTTCCGGTGCACCGTGATCGAGGGAGTGGTCTTGGTTTTGAGTGGGGCTGGCGACACCGAGAAGTCTGATGGCGGGCCTTGTGTACCAGAGTTGGAAGGGAAACAatgtaaactctctctctctatttcttttgtcttttgctTGTGCGGCTCTTGTTTATGTCATTCTGGAAGCATTTTTTGGCTTTTGTTCTcacttctcattttttttttccttttgaattgttTGATGTACTATTTCAAGAGGTGTTTGGAacccttaaatccatggttttatACAGGTACAAGTTAGGAAAGTGCATTCTAGCACTGGATGTAGATTTTAGTTTCCTAGCTTATCTTGTTTCTTGTTGTCTTTGTATTATGTCAAGCTCATAGGAGCAGTTCTCTTTCAGTCAGATTATCTTTTCACTTGTATCTGGTGgaactaatttttttctttcattttgcaaTGTTGCAGATATTTGTCTTGGGCGGGAGGTTGATATTTGGGCCTGATGTTAGGTCTCTATTTATCACTATATCACTTATCATTGTCCCTGTGGTGTTCTTTTGTGCATTTGTTGTAAGAAATCTTCTGCACAAATTTCCTGCCTACAATGCAGGCTATGCAATTCTGGTGGTTACCATAGTCTTCACAATCTATGTTAGTATCTCTTCCCTTTGTTTACTTAATTCTTCACAATCTATGTTAGTATCTTTTCCCTTTGTTTACTTAATTTGTTCATTGAGAGATTTTATTTTCCATATGAACTTCTTCCCCCTTCTAGCTCCCATACGCTTGCactgctttatttttttcttggatattgTTTTGTAGTTAGTTGCGACGTTATCAAATAGCTGTTTCTTTTGGTGATTGTATCTTACTCTTCCTTGTGGTCGTTATGTTGGATTTTTTCTTCTACTTTCATCCAGTGTATGCTGGAAGTCCTTCACAATTTTTAAGTGTTGTTTCCTTCGTCTAACACACCAATCTCATTCTCCGCCAAAACTGACAAGTTTATCTTGGTGAAACTTAATCAAGGTGTTGGTGCTCCTCCTCTTGACTTCTGCTCAGGATCCTGGCATTGTCCCTAGAGCTTTGCATCCACCTGAAGAAGAGATATATGAATCAGCAGCTACAAATGATGGTTCTGGACAAACACCAAGGCTACGATTTCCTCGTGTTAAAGAAGTTTCATACAATGGAATGACTGTAAAAGTCAAGTATTGCGATACATGCATGCTGTATCGTCCTCCCCGCTGCTCTCATTGCTCGATTTGCAACAACTGTGTTGAACGTTTTGATCATCATTGCCCCTGGGTAGGGCAATGCATTGGGAAGGTAATCATTGAAGGTTATATTGAACGTCTTATCAtctattatatgttttttttttgtttctctttatgatttaatttTGCTTGGATCTGCTGTTTCTATAGGGAAGCAAAGTTCTGCACTTAGTtgacaaaaaatgtgtttgttaTGAGAGCCATGCTGTGTAAAATGTGGTATTAAAGGAATCTCAAATGATTTTCTAGAAGCATATTTTTCTGAAATCTTCCTTTGGGTCTAAACAAGttgttcctttctttcattttgtggATATGCGTGCCTTTTCTCGTGTTTGCATTCATCTTTACTATCAGTGAGGGGAAATTATGATTCTTTATTGGAAAGAAAAGTACACTATAGAACCCCATATGTGAAATTTGAAGAAGTCTCACATCTTTTAAATCATCAATGATAAATGAACAATGCCCATATATATCTGTCCTTAGTTGCTACCTTGTATCTTGTTCTAAGTAGTGAAAATCGTAAGTTAGATGCGAGATGGTCAATTCATCAAAAGATTAACCGTGAATAGTTTGTCTTCCAAAATTAATCAgtaaaaaatatagaaacaCAATAACTAAAGTGTCACAAATggtaaaaaatgcaaaatatcaCTATGAATTATAGTCACAaaaactgcttgttttcattttctaatttttatttgttgcaaatgtacttattttttgatgtatgtgttattagtttctcacttattttattttccttaattttagtttttgtactttctcaaaaagaaacattttttctccttttttcatgCTCGCCATATTATtctcgagaaaaaccttgctgtttaaaacatgagaaagttttttgtgactatattATGAATCAagtaatacatacatacatacatatatatatatatatgtatatatatatatatgtgtgtgtgtgtgtgtgtgtgtgtgtgtgtgtgtgtacccATAATATGCTGAATAAAGATTTTTAAACAAGAAAGGCACTTCTGCAAGGAGAACATATTACAAGGGCAAAGAGTGAAGGAAATGCAATTTATCTAAAATAAAAACTTATCAGTGAATGGCTGGTCTCTGACTAGTTGACCAAGTTGGTCATGTAGTCATAAAACTGGCCCTTATTGATTTTGAACACATGAACTGATTGGCTTCTAAAGCTTTCGTATGGGCTGGCACTCCTTAGTGAAATTAACATTCATGAGTTACTTTGTTAGGCTGACATTGTGCACAATGAAATTAAGCATAAATGCTGCTCTAGGAAAAAAGGACTGAAAATTATTACATTCATGAGTCGTTAATtccgttttctttcccttttccacAAATCATGGATGCTCAAGTCATTGCCCTCAGTAGCTGCTTTCGTTTCTAGCAATGTATAGTGTTCATTTGGTGAGGCTGTTTCAGGTGCCTCTAGTCAAGTTATTTGCTTGCAATTTATGGCCAGAAATCTTCTTCTCTGTCTGTGTTTATGCActtgttttgtaatttttcatctGTAAACTGGAATTTTGTGTGGTTGTTCCTTTGCATCGTTGTATCTTCAGTTGCTTAACTGATGCTACGTGTTCTTATTTATCTATACTCCAATTGCAGCGGAATTATCGTTACTTCTTCATGTTTGTCTCCTCAACAACAATGCTTTGCATCTATGTGTTCACAATGTCAGCTTTGAACATTAAATTTCTCATGGATGAGGATCATCGCACAGTTTGGTGGGCACTCAGGCATTCTCCAGCATCCCTGATCCTTATGATTTACTGCTTCATTTCTGTTTGGTTTGTTGGTGGTCTCACTGTATTCCATTTGTATCTTATTAGTACCAACCAGGTCAGTGCTTTTTTATTCTGAAGTACTATATTCTATCTTGTGCCTACAGTTTCTTTTCTAATTATATGCAATATTTCTATTTGTTGTGGGAATGTATTCTGTGCTATtgttttctcgtctaagaggctTGATGCATTTGACTTTTGCCTACAATCGGTGTAATATGTTGCTTCCTATGCTACTTTGGGCATAAATGCAGGTGTCACTGTCTGTGTCGGACATATATGTCATGTTCATTAAGTCCTGAACAAATATTTGGGTTGGAAAAGTATGCAGAAAATTAGTAATAAATTGTTTCATTTAAAGCTGAAAAAAGGATGATGAGATTTGCATGGAGTCAAACTTCAAGCTATAAAACATATTTGAGCGTTGAGTTACAAAAGGGAGGTTTTCATATAAGCAAACATTTTGTGAAACTACGTTAAAGAAAATGGAATACTTTTTTTCCTTGGTAAATAAAACCATGAAGGGATTGCCCTCAAAACATCTGTAGCGGTAGTAAAAGGTACATCTTTTGCAGGTGCGACTTGTGCTTTTCTCTGTAAGCTGAGGGATACAGATCAGTTCATTTATATCCATCAAGGCTTTTAGACTTAAGCTTACAAGTCTTTAATATACATTCAACTTCTGTTCAGAATTATGCTATTTCGGTTCTTCTTGGCACTCTGCATTAATAATTGGAGGAGTGCTATGTTGTCAATTGGTTCTAGTAAGATAACTTCCTAATGAGTTATTGTCAACGTGgatgaaaaaaaagtgtttgCTTATCCTTTGTGAGTTCCAACTAATGCTGATATTACTGGTGGGTGTCTTTCCTGAATTAAAAGAAATCATTGTATATTCATTTCTTAtattgtcaaatttttcttcagGATCACACTTACCCAAGGTTTTCAAGACTTGGgttcctagttttttttttttttttggtaatctGGCTTTTCTAAATAGGCCTATTTGTTAATTATGTGCGTGCTATCTCTGTATCTACTTGCTATTTCTAACCCTAGAGcttgatttttgaattatataatttattttttcattgcaTGAGGAAGCCTTCTGCAAAGCATGGGCCTCTTtgattgttctttgtttttcattccCATCCGAAAAATGTAACTAAATGTTGGGGTTGTGGTAGATTGGATGTATTATTCCAACTCTTAAAGTATACTGCAGCTGACAGTACATCCTCCCTCTTTTCTTATGTTCGCTGTTTTTTATGCATTTCAGACCACATATGAAAATTTCCGTTATCGAGCAGAGAGCCGCCTGAATGTATTTGATCAAGGCTGTGTGAGTAatttttctgaaatattttgTACAAGTGTGCCACCTTCAAAGAATAGATTCCGTGCAAAGGCACAACAAGATGTTCAGAAGCCGCCTCCAACTGCAGTGGAAAACAAAGACAACGAAGAACCTGGTGAATACATACGCACCAAAGTGGAAGATGATCTGGAGATTGGTGGGGCTTTGTGCAAAGTTTCTGAACGGAGCTTTGAGGAAAGTGATATACGTGATCGGAACAGTGCTGGTCGGGATGTTGGGCCAGACACCTATACTTCAACGCTTGAGCAAGGGATAGGTGGACAACTTCCGCTAGACACACATGGGGGGACACACAGGCACTCAAGCTGGGGTAGAAGTGGAAATTGGGAGATCATTCAAGAAGTTCTTGGCATGAGTTCTGCAGCTACAGAGAGTGGAAGATTTGCTGGTGAAGGCCCTGCTCCTGAAAGCAGGTAAAATTTTACAAACatgaagagaaaggaaatatgtttatattgatttcttttctgtttcaatGTAGCAACAAGTTCTGGGTTTTAAATTGATATTGGAAGTTAAAAATCTCCATATATTTCCATGTGTCTCATCCActgctttcttcttcctttactCCTCCGTCCCCCTTTCTCTCCCCGCTTTCTTCGTGTTTCCCTTCTCCTTTATTGGGCAACTATGTGGTTCATGGTGGTAAATGTATAAAAACCTCGTAATGTAAGTGTTGTTTTTGCTCTATAAGCATATTTTACCATAAATTACCCATTTTGTATTTCGGGACAAGAAAGGTGCATGTGGAGagctttgtttgttttttttgttttttttttgttgaaggaGCTTTACCAAAATTGAGTTTCTATGAAACTGGCATCTCCTAGTATCCGTGGGATTTTAACTCTCAGCCGTATCTGGCCGCCTGAAAAGATATTAACATACTTCTAACTTGAACcgtatacataaataaaatgtGTTCATTATTAGTTAATCATTACCCACCATGCTTTAGTTATTCGTTTTCGTTTTCCATCAGTGTCCCATCCTTTACCGTGTGTTTAAATGCAATAATTTTTTGTCTGCACAGGTGAAACGTCTGCGACTTTGGTCACAAGATTCAAGCGCTTCACATTTTTGTCCCCAACTGGGTTGTGGTTTTAGCGATAAGCTTAGGGGAGAATACTGTATCTTCTTAACATACTTCCCGTACAAAAATAAAGTGAACCTCCGCTGACACAAGATCTTAAACTCTCCCCTCTTAAACATCTAAATTTCCTTCCCTTAAAGAAAGAGATGGAATCCCAAACCAGATACGAAGTTTTTTGGGTCAAGGTCTTAATCTTCCAGAGGACTCAAGAGGCAAATTGcccatgttttgtttttgtgaacACGTTCAAGTTATTCAGCGACATTCCTATTAGCGTTTTCTTCTCTTCGGATGGTGACATTTATCAACCAAGCTTCCGTTTTTTTTACTATCAGTTAAACCATAAAAGAAGGAAATTGTGCAATTGGAAGACAGTAAACTCATAAAGGTTGTTGAATTGCCACAGGAAAGCACCCTCTAGATTGTCTCAAAGTGATGCTTCCAAACTCTACTAACTACAGCAGATTTCCGATACTCATATAGAACTCAATATACCATCGTTCTATATGATCCTCACAAGCAATTCCGCTGACCCCTTTGAATGATCAATCTTTTGAAGGTTCAAACCCAATGGATTTGGGTCTTGAACTGAATCCACCTTCTGACTTGAtccaattgaaaaggaaattggTGGAGAAACGGTTCCGGAAGCATCTCCATCTCATGGAGGTGAAGTGGGAGAGGGAGTGTAAACGAACCACTATTTTTaaggaggaaaatgaaaaaggaagagggaaatgATAGGAGAAGGAagtaaaaaacgaaaaaaagagaaagggtgcAGTCAGCAGCAGGTGCTGTGTCGGGCCGCACCCTAGTCGACTCAAGCACTATCACATCATATTTGGCgaacccatgtgacttaggaaTATCTATATATCTATCCATCTATGTTAGTTTATTTAGGTTCTGTTTGATGATACTGATTGATTTTCCTTTCACAATTTTTTAGATTAAATGACAGTGGAATCTAATTTGTTACATTCATGCTTAGTTTTCATGGTAGCATTAGAAGTGGTAAATTTTTGTACTAATTTGCCTTTCAGGTTGCACTTATTTTGTTCCTTTCTCACATCGGAAGTTTTGTGCCAGCGAAGGCTGCAAAAATTGGACTCACTGATAACAGTTTCATTGTTGAAGTCAAAAGCTATTGGCTTTTACACCTCAATGCTTCTTCAACAGGCAATGCAAATGCAACCTTTCAGCGCTTTTTGCAGGATATTTTGTGGAATGGAGAACAAAGTTCTACCCTGTAAACAGTCGACTTTTCTGACTGATCTGCATCAAATTGGGACGATGCTAATGTACAGAGAATAATCTGTCCATTTCCGTTTTTGCCTTACCTTGTTTGCGCATGCTTATTTTCCATATCTGAATTTGCAACCACTTTGTGGGTAATTAGCAAGTCTACCAAATCCTGTTACCATGAGTTTCTGTGTTCATCTTAAGTTATATTCTTGTTATATGAGACATTGGATATGGTGTagatttgaaatatataattctGGATTCTGGTAGTGTCTTGTTGAACTATGACTTATTTccatttaataattttttaaaattactccTCTTTCTTGAGAGATCATGCTATTTGACATCTGGTTATCAGCCTCTGAATTTTCTAATGGAGATGAACCTCAGTTTCTTTACACTATCATTTGTGataaaagttaattttattttttcccattgCAGTTTTAACCTGCCGTCAGAGTAGGGAAAGAACTCATAAGTTCATTTTTCAAGCACACCTTTGTGGGCTGTTAATGTTGAGGAGGAAGGCCCTCTTTGGCTCAGATTTCAGGATTTGTATTGGTTTACACAtaccttcaattttttattttttattttttttttgggtatcaCGATAGCTGCAAGTTTCATGATACCAACATGATTTGAGTGCCAGGGCAACCCTCACACCTTTGAAATATAACTATTATATTGACGGCAAATTTTTCTCGCAGTATCGATGTAGGGAATGTGGGCATGTTTTCCCAGGCTTTTgacttttgagaaaaaaatcttggatttttttaaaataaaaaatcctaaaaattgtAAAACAACTAATAAGAAAGtgaaaagttaataaaaaaatcatgaaaatgtcaGGAAAATATTCGTCACtgtaagatatttatttttaatgtacactagatttgtgaaaaatatgTGACAATTAGAAGCAAATGATCCATGTTGACTGcgtgaaattaaaatttttgtttttacagaAAAAGTCTCGTCAAGAGGAAAAttccttttcatgaaaaaacacCCAACTCTGATTGTCCTAAAATGAacaagtcatatatatatatatatatatatatatatatatatatatagagagagagagagagagagagagagagagagatggacgaTAACACTGTTCTGCCATTTGCTGAGACAAACAATGTAATGAGAggttatttataattttataacaAAATTATGAAACATTTAATACCTTATAAGTATTGCAAATGatagaaaaaaacattactttctttaatttaaacAACATGCTTATGGGATCACCTATTTCATCAATGATTtcaagttcaataaattcactaaatTCTACCATTTTATCCAACATTTGGTAAATTCCACTATCTAACTCAACATACAATGATCAATAAATTCAAGGTTCGCTGATTTCATCTAACATTAGTTAAATTCTACCAGCAAGAACGAAAATATtaccaacaagaaaaaaaatattgcgaCAAAAAAGATACAAGCGTTCATCCAAAAACCCTGGGAGAGAGACCTGAGCAACAAGTAGTGTAGGCGCACATGAGGCCTTTACACACATGACCCTGGTAATATTTTTTGGCGGGTTTAGCTATTCTAAGATATACTAGCGATGAAGTGGGGGGTGTAGATCTCGTATGTTATACCGGTCGTAAGCAACACCGTTGTAAATATATAACGGTGACGCTGCATCACCGGTATAGGCTGGCACTAGCGGCCAGGTACGTCATCGGTATAGATCTATACCGGTTCTAAGAACCACCGGTACAGATCTCATCCCAAAGAACCAGCAAATAAGGTTTACACCTCACAGCACAAAACTTATAAGCtttgataaaaatttcaaactttccAAATACCCAACAGTCATCGAAAGAAACTTCAAGTTGATAAGGCCTCCAAATGTTCCCCTGGGGATTATACTGCTTGCTGCTAGAGACACTCTCTGGTGGTTTTGGGTTTGTGATGTCCCTGCCGGCGCAGTAACTTTCACAAGTTGCTCTTACCAGATGAGTGAAGAAGCCTCTTCGTTTTTGGGCATCTAATCACCATTTCTAGGTAGCTTATATTGCATAACATACATGCCTCAAattgttctttcctttaaaaaaaaaactacgtGTTCCTGTTTCTCCAAAGACAACCAGCTTCAACCGTGATACGGGGAACATCTATATGGGCTTCAAAAATGTGGCATTCGACTAATTTGGTGGTCTTATTTGTTTCTTCTGCATGTGCAGTGGACGAGAAGCAAATCTCCGAAGAAGCGGCAGCTGAATTTGAAGAACCAAGTATCCTTGTGCGACATGCTTGACTATCAAACTATCAAAAACTTCATCCACCAGACTAAGAAATTGGGCCTAAAactaatgttaaaaaaatctgCTGCCGTCGGCGGATCCAAATCTAGCGGGTGTCAAATTAGCCTTCTAAATTTATTCGACACGATCCATATATTGTAAAACTTGTTTTAGATTAGTTTTCGGCAAAACTTTGCATTGACGACTACATACAATGCATCTGTTTGGTaaccaagataaaaaaaaatttgacactTGGTTTCGGCTTATGGATCAATTTCTCACGTTACATTCTGATAAGGAC
This genomic interval carries:
- the LOC116260796 gene encoding LOW QUALITY PROTEIN: protein S-acyltransferase 8-like (The sequence of the model RefSeq protein was modified relative to this genomic sequence to represent the inferred CDS: inserted 2 bases in 1 codon), encoding MGFTGSGILEARFLGEFGLAWVGSGQMFARFRCTVIEGVVLVLSGAGDTEKSDGGPXVYQSWKGNNIFVLGGRLIFGPDVRSLFITISLIIVPVVFFCAFVVRNLLHKFPAYNAGYAILVVTIVFTIYVLVLLLLTSAQDPGIVPRALHPPEEEIYESAATNDGSGQTPRLRFPRVKEVSYNGMTVKVKYCDTCMLYRPPRCSHCSICNNCVERFDHHCPWVGQCIGKRNYRYFFMFVSSTTMLCIYVFTMSALNIKFLMDEDHRTVWWALRHSPASLILMIYCFISVWFVGGLTVFHLYLISTNQTTYENFRYRAESRLNVFDQGCVSNFSEIFCTSVPPSKNRFRAKAQQDVQKPPPTAVENKDNEEPGEYIRTKVEDDLEIGGALCKVSERSFEESDIRDRNSAGRDVGPDTYTSTLEQGIGGQLPLDTHGGTHRHSSWGRSGNWEIIQEVLGMSSAATESGRFAGEGPAPESR